In Candidatus Hydrogenedentota bacterium, the DNA window ATTGGCGCGGTGACGTTCGATCTCTGGGACTGTCTGTTCTGTGACGATACCGATGAACCGAAACGCAAGGCCGCCGGCCTGCCTCCGAAACCCGTGGCGCGGCGCGACGCTTTCTTCCGCGCCGTCTCGCGGCATGCATCGATTGACCGGGTGGTGTCCGACGCGGCCTACGATGTCATGGAGGCGGCTTTCAACAAGGTCTGGCATGACGAACATGTCACGTGGCGCGTCGCCGAACGCATGCAGGTGCTGCTGAAGGGGCTGCGCCTCGCGTTGCCCGAGGATGAACTCAAGGCGCTGGTTTCCGTTTACGAAACGATGGAGCTGCAGTACCGGCCGGACCCCGCGCTGGGCGCGGCCGAAGCGCTTCGCGCGCTGCATGGCGCGTATCCGCTGGCGGTTGTCTCCGACACCGTGTACACGCCGGGCTGGGGCCTGCGCGAACTGCTGAAAGGCGCGGGGATGTACTCCTGTTTCGACTGCTTCGTATTTTCGGACGAGGCGGGCCACTCGAAGCCGCATCCCTCGGTGTTCGAGGCGGTGGCCCGGCATTTCGGCATCGCCGTGGGCGATATTGTGCATGTTGGCGACCGGCCCCACAACGATGTGGGCGGGCCCCACGCCGTGGGCGCGCGCGCCGTGCTTCTTACAGTAGTCAAACAGCGGCCCCTCGATGCCCACGCGCCCGACGCCGTCTGTGATGATTACGCCCAATTGGCCGACATAATGGCGGGCCTGGACGCCCGCTAATCTGGTATCTTTTCGAACGCTTGGAGATTTGGTGATGCCGAAACCTTTGCGTGTGCTCATTCCGGACGGCTACCCCATGGAAAGCCGTGAACAGTTCAACCAGGTCGGCATGCGCCTGGCCGCGGTGCTTTACGGCGACCTGCTGCAGAAGTACGTGCCCGGCGCCGAATACGACATCTGGTACAGCAGCGACCCGGGCGCGCAACCGCCCACGGACGAGCGCCTGGCGGAGTATCACGCCGTGATCTGGCCGGGCTGCAACCTGACCATCTACCACGACGACGATCCCCGCGTGCAGAATCACCTGAGACTCTGCGCGCGCGTGTACGAGGCCGGCCTGCCGCAGTTCGGCAGCTGCTGGGGCATCCAGCTTGCCACGACCGTCGCGGGCGGGCGCACCGAAGCGCATCCAGGCGGACGCGAGATGGGCATCGCCACGAAGATTCAACTGACGGAAGCGGGCAGGAAGCACCCCATGACGGAGGGCAAGCCCGAGGTCTACTCCCATTTCGTGAGCCACGACGACCAGGTCGTCGAGCTGCCGGAATGCGCCACCCGCCTCGCCGGCAACGACTGGAGCCGCGTACAGGCGGTCGAAGTCCGCTACAAGAACGGCATCTTCTGGGCGACCCAGTACCATCCCGAATACAACTTGCACGAAATGGCCGCGCTCATCCTCGCGCGCGAAGACCGCTTGCTCAAACAGGGTTTCTTCCACGACAGCGCCGATGTGCGCCAGTACGCGGAAAGACTCGAGACCGTATTCGCGGACCCAAGCCGCAAGGATATCCGCTGGCAACTCAAGATTGACGACAGCATCGTCGAAGACAGCATCCGCGAGCGCGAATTCGCCAACTGGCTGAAATACCTGGTCTTACCCCGGGTCGCGTCGTAGTGACCCGCGGGACACCCTGACACAGCGTCTGCGCCGCGGGGAATACCAGCCTTGCGGCGCGTCATAATTGTCTGCTTTTTGTGCCGCAGCATGCCGCCTCCCACCCTTCCCCTGTCCACCCTTTGCGCTGTCGGCGCGGTTTGGCTTACGATACCGCCCTCCCGCGGTTCCGGAACAAGAAAATCCAGCTACGGCCGGAGGCAGTCTCAACGTTTGACGGAGGGATACGCGCATGACGGTGTACAGACAATGGAAACCGATTCACTTCACGCCGGAGATGCCGGTCGAAAAACATTTTCATGACTACGACGAGACCTGGGTTATCTCGGGCGGCCGCTGCCGCGCATTCCTGGTCGGGCACGACGGCGTCCGCCAGGAATTCGAGCTGTGCGTGGGCGACATCTGGATGGTCGAGGCGGGCGTTGAGCACGGGTGCGACCCGTACCCGGAAGGAGTGGATATCTTCCCCTTCGCCGGCACGGTCCCCGAGGGGTCCCATGAGCCGGGAAGGCACTACTACATGGAACAGGAAGGCTACATCCCCCGTCTCATCGTCACCAAGACGCCGACGGACAGATATGCGGGGGGAGACGCGCATGCGTAAGGTCGGCATCGAATACCCGGCTGCGCGGCAGGTCCGGTTCAAGGACCTGGGCGAGCCGCCCGCGTTGCAGCCCACGCAGGTGCTGCTTGTCACGCGGCATTCGGGCATCACCAACGGCACCGAACGACACGCGCTGCTCGGCGAGCATTTCTGGGCCAACGCCTTTCCCAGCGTTCACGGCTACCAGCACGTATGCACGGTGGAAGCCACCGGCCCGGAAGTACGGCAATTCCGCACCGGCGACACCGTCTTCTATGGCCAATACGTCGGCCACCGCGGCTGGCACGTCGTCGACGTCGCGTCCGCGGCGGCCTCCGCCTACGACACGCACCTCACCATCGCGATTCCGGACACCGTGGCGCCGGCGGATTGCGCGCTGCTCGGCGTGGCGGGCGTGGCCATGCGCGGGGCGCGGCGCGCACGCGTCGCCCCGGGACGGCGCGTGTGGGTGGCGGGGCTCGGCCTCATCGGCCAGTTCGCGGCGCAATCCGCCCGCGCGCTCGGCGCGCACGTGACCGTCTCGGACATCAACCCGAAACGCGTGGAACTCGCCCGCCAGTGCGGCGCGCACCGCGCGTTCGACGCCAATGCCCCAGGTTTCTGGGCCGCCCTCAAGGAGGAGGGCCCCTACGACTGCGTCATCGACTGCTGCGGCGTGCAGTCCCTGCTCATGGATGTCTACGAGCACCAGTTGCTCGCGTACCAGGGGGTCGTGCTGTTGCTGGCCGTGCGCACCGAGACCGCCTTCAATTGGGGCATGATGCACACGAAGGAGGCCTCCCTTGAGGTTTCGTGCCATTTCAGTCTGGACGACCTCAAAGTCCTGCTGCATTTCATCACGCACGGAATTATCCGTGTGACGCCGCTTATCACCCACTCCGTGCCCATAGACGACGCCATCGGCATCTATGAACAATTGCGCGACAAGCCCGGCGATATGCTCGGTGTCGTGTTCCATTGGTAGGCGCCTCGCGGAGACGCGCGGCGGGAACTCGTGCCTTTCTTGACGCCCGGGCGGGATGTCCCTATACTGAGGCACGCAATGGCCACGGGGAGACGCGATCGTGACAGAAGAAATCCGACCCGGCTACTACCAGGACGCGGAAGGGGTATGGCAGAAGGATCGCCGCAGCGGGAAAGACCGGCGCGGCGACCGGAGCGAGTGGAAGCACGACGAGAAACGCCAGTACTTCCGCCGCAAAGCCGACCAGGAATTCTTCGACCGCGAACACAAGCAGGAAATCGAAGACGCCCTCGAAGACTTCGCCAAGGGACACGGCGGACACCTCTGATCGGTCGGGGGCACAGAGGCGCGCGCGACCGGGGTAAGGGTGTTTTGTTGCTTTTCTTCCTTCTTGATGGCATGCGCCATGGCAAAGCGAACAAATCAGAGATAAGCCGAGAAATCATCCCAATACTTGTTTTATGCCTCTTGCAGGGGCGGGGCATT includes these proteins:
- a CDS encoding HAD family hydrolase, giving the protein MTRRRIGAVTFDLWDCLFCDDTDEPKRKAAGLPPKPVARRDAFFRAVSRHASIDRVVSDAAYDVMEAAFNKVWHDEHVTWRVAERMQVLLKGLRLALPEDELKALVSVYETMELQYRPDPALGAAEALRALHGAYPLAVVSDTVYTPGWGLRELLKGAGMYSCFDCFVFSDEAGHSKPHPSVFEAVARHFGIAVGDIVHVGDRPHNDVGGPHAVGARAVLLTVVKQRPLDAHAPDAVCDDYAQLADIMAGLDAR
- a CDS encoding type 1 glutamine amidotransferase; translated protein: MPKPLRVLIPDGYPMESREQFNQVGMRLAAVLYGDLLQKYVPGAEYDIWYSSDPGAQPPTDERLAEYHAVIWPGCNLTIYHDDDPRVQNHLRLCARVYEAGLPQFGSCWGIQLATTVAGGRTEAHPGGREMGIATKIQLTEAGRKHPMTEGKPEVYSHFVSHDDQVVELPECATRLAGNDWSRVQAVEVRYKNGIFWATQYHPEYNLHEMAALILAREDRLLKQGFFHDSADVRQYAERLETVFADPSRKDIRWQLKIDDSIVEDSIREREFANWLKYLVLPRVAS
- a CDS encoding zinc-binding alcohol dehydrogenase; its protein translation is MRKVGIEYPAARQVRFKDLGEPPALQPTQVLLVTRHSGITNGTERHALLGEHFWANAFPSVHGYQHVCTVEATGPEVRQFRTGDTVFYGQYVGHRGWHVVDVASAAASAYDTHLTIAIPDTVAPADCALLGVAGVAMRGARRARVAPGRRVWVAGLGLIGQFAAQSARALGAHVTVSDINPKRVELARQCGAHRAFDANAPGFWAALKEEGPYDCVIDCCGVQSLLMDVYEHQLLAYQGVVLLLAVRTETAFNWGMMHTKEASLEVSCHFSLDDLKVLLHFITHGIIRVTPLITHSVPIDDAIGIYEQLRDKPGDMLGVVFHW